The following coding sequences lie in one Crassostrea angulata isolate pt1a10 chromosome 10, ASM2561291v2, whole genome shotgun sequence genomic window:
- the LOC128165511 gene encoding F-actin-monooxygenase MICAL3-like isoform X1, which translates to MGTKVQALQQWCKKQADGYRDVDVVNMTSSWKSGMAFCAIIHRYRPDLIDYDALSKENVLENNSLAFEVADRELGIPALLDAPDMVAIRVPDKLSVVTYVSQYYNYFHNKPPLGGPGVKKSVKRHQNEDKSGPEAKRQTLNAVNESPIKEKQVSMGDKCGICKDKVYLMERHIENGKLYHRACFRKSELSPTTKMITKAEHEQQETKEAKKPDFWRRRADAKKSEQVKKEEIKDESQQKQEKTRTTKAKSLNFLDHSNDENKSKFKDNRHEEKMEVSYSNGHLKDDKVKDDKNSHRPVPKARNITSPTESQATSKTSSNEPEKRSSVPKFEFKSKIVSSAPKASVVSKVDMDTAKPQPAVRHSAPVKPSQLSEATQLPQDSESPPPLPKNQPPNMLSTANKDNNTKPSGLHLKTSEGKVKDVSAKQRDSESSIFSHISKRDSHGLKLSSASKSKDGGNEKSVTDKDTEPVAVLMSPTSPEPHNPKVLGGLLKNLANIRQRKDSVDEVNKKVTSPNSEGKQKKIFDWQTNKTTAENRKEVKSLDSTEVKGKAAQRAEKAKSVDFLAGKKTFVSEKKEHEKPKIKTDLTISDEEPAWKKALEERKKKRDERPKSADLLSEKKDENTRRVVSMDVPKEKDERPAWQIEAEKRKAARQGGYVDPEKAKLEKGETKDNSNEKTAGGVAKQLILPSSIAKEEPKLSEPEKKIISVGKKFDFKLYDNEHEKKVKDKPPRPPPMSPSSGLKSHHGLSPAVSNKLVSTKKMSAPSPPISSRPRSEIKTFGDMKRLSPQEIQQQLSDIDHRLTDLEIRGRQLEESIRKDHEEEDEGLMIEWFTLVNDKNELVRTEADLIYISRAQELEDEQERIDRELRKLLDKPEDHKTDEDKEQEERLLQQKVDLVNQRSLIVDCQDEDRIRYEEEDRDIAEILAKKDFCRKDSEVEDSKEETKIKSKEERKAEKKKKKKNKKEKKNKKEDP; encoded by the exons ATGGGGACCAAGGTGCAAGCCCTGCAGCAATGGTGCAAGAAGCAGGCGGATGGCTATCGGGATGTGGACGTCGTAAACATGACATCCTCATGGAAGAGTGGCATGGCGTTTTGTGCAATCATCCATAGGTACCGACCCGACCTGAT TGACTATGATGCTCTTTCCAAAGAAAATGTGTTGGAGAACAATAGTCTG GCATTTGAAGTGGCGGACAGAGAGCTGGGGATTCCTGCACTACTGGATGCTCCGGACATGGTTGCCATCAGAGTTCCCGACAAACTGAGTGTCGTCACATACGTTTCCCAGTATTACAATTACTTCCACAACAAACCTCCGT TGGGAGGACCAGGAGTGAAGAAGTCAGTGAAGAGGCACCAGAATGAGGACAAATCAGGACCGGAGGCCAAACGCCAAACTCTGAATGCTGTCAATGAATCGCCA ataaaaGAGAAACAAGTGTCCATGGGTGATAAGTGTGGAATTTGTAAGGACAAGGTGTATTTAATGGAACGGCATATAGAAAACGGTAAGCTCTACCACAGGGCTTGTTTCCGTAAAAGTGAACTCTCTCCTACTACAAAAATGATCACAAAAGCTGAACATGAGCAACAGGAGACTAAGGAAGCAAAGAAACCAGACTTCTGGAGAAGAAGAGCTGATGCCAAGAAAAGTGAACAAGTAAAAAAGGAAGAAATTAAGGATGAATCTCAGCAAAAACAGGAGAAAACAAGAACAACTAAAGCAAAGTCTTTGAATTTCTTGGATCACAGTAACGATGAAAACAAGTCTAAATTCAAAGACAACAGACACGAAGAAAAAATGGAAGTTTCATATTCTAATGGCCATCTCAAAGATGATAAGGTTAAGGATGATAAGAATTCTCATAGGCCAGTTCCCAAAGCACGCAATATTACATCACCCACAGAAAGTCAAGCTACATCTAAAACAAGCTCAAATGAACCAGAAAAACGAAGCTCTGTgccaaaatttgaatttaaatctaAGATTGTTTCCTCTGCTCCAAAAGCAAGTGTTGTTTCTAAAGTTGACATGGACACTGCCAAACCCCAGCCTGCAGTGAGACACTCTGCCCCAGTGAAGCCGTCACAGTTGTCTGAAGCCACACAGCTTCCTCAAGACTCAGAATCGCCCCCACCTCTGCCTAAAAATCAGCCACCAAATATGTTGTCAACAGCAAATAAAGACAATAACACAAAACCTTCAGGACTTCATCTTAAAACTAGTGAGGGTAAAGTTAAGGATGTATCTGCTAAACAGCGGGATTCTGAATCCTCCATTTTTAGTCACATTTCAAAACGTGACTCTCATGGTCTCAAACTTTCTAGTGCATCCAAATCCAAGGATGGTGGAAATGAAAAAAGTGTCACTGACAAGGACACAGAGCCAGTGGCTGTGCTGATGAGTCCCACCAGTCCGGAACCGCACAATCCAAAAGTCCTGGGTGGTCTACTGAAAAACCTGGCTAACATTCGACAAAGGAAAGATTCCGTGGATGAAGTGAATAAAAAAGTGACATCACCAAATTCTGAAggtaaacaaaagaaaatctttGATTGGCAGACCAACAAAACAACTGCTGAGAACAGAAAGGAAGTGAAAAGTCTTGACTCAACAGAGGTTAAAGGCAAAGCAGCTCAAAGAGCAGAAAAGGCCAAATCTGTGGATTTTCTGGCTGGAAAGAAGACATTTGTTAGTGAGAAAAAAGAGCATGAAAAacctaaaattaaaacagatttAACTATCAGTGATGAGGAACCAGCCTGGAAAAAAGCATTGGAAGAGCGAAAGAAAAAGAGAGATGAAAGACCAAAATCGGCTGACTTGCTCTCTGAAAAGAAGGATGAAAATACAAGACGTGTAGTGTCTATGGATGTGCCAAAAGAAAAGGATGAAAGACCAGCATGGCAGATTGAAGCTGAGAAACGAAAGGCAGCAAGACAAGGTGGATATGTGGACCCAGAAAAAGCTAAGCTTGAAAAAGGTGAAACCAAAGACAATTCTAACGAGAAAACTGCTGGTGGTGTAGCAAAACAGTTGATACTTCCAAGTTCAATTGCAAAGGAAGAACCAAAATTATCTGAGccagaaaaaaagataatttctgTTGGGAAAAAGTTTGATTtcaaattgtatgataatgaACATGAGAAAAAGGTGAAGGATAAACCCCCTCGACCTCCCCCAATGAGTCCTAGCTCAGGGCTCAAATCTCACCATGGCCTCTCCCCAGCTGTCTCCAATAAACTCGTCTCCACCAAGAAAATGTCAGCACCCTCACCTCCAATATCATCCAGGCCCAGATCAGAGATCAAGACCTTC GGGGACATGAAGAGGCTTTCTCCTCAGGAGATCCAACAGCAGCTGAGTGACATTGACCATCGGTTGACAGATCTGGAGATCAGGGGCAGACAACTGGAGGAGTCCATCAGAAAGG ATCATGAAGAGGAAGATGAAGGCTTAATGATAGAATGGTTCACACTGGTCAATGACAAGAACGAACTTGTACGCACGGAGGCCGATCTCATCTACAT ATCTAGAGCACAAGAACTTGAGGATGAGCAGGAGAGAATAGACAGAGAGCTTAGAAAACTTCTGGACAAACCAG AGGATCACAAAACTGATGAGGACAAAGAACAGGAGGAACGCTTGCTGCAGCAAAAAGTGGACCTAGTCAACCAGAGGAGTCTGATTGTGGACTGTCAGGATGAGGACCGCATCAG ATATGAAGAAGAAGATCGGGACATTGCTGAAATACTGGCAAAAAAAG actTCTGCAGAAAGGATTCAGAAGTAGAAGATTCAAAAGAAGAAACAAAGATCAAatcaaaagaagaaagaaaggctgaaaagaagaagaagaaaaagaacaagaaagagaagaaaaacaaaaaagaggACCCCTAA
- the LOC128165511 gene encoding F-actin-monooxygenase mical2b-like isoform X2 — translation MGTKVQALQQWCKKQADGYRDVDVVNMTSSWKSGMAFCAIIHRYRPDLIDYDALSKENVLENNSLAFEVADRELGIPALLDAPDMVAIRVPDKLSVVTYVSQYYNYFHNKPPLGGPGVKKSVKRHQNEDKSGPEAKRQTLNAVNESPIKEKQVSMGDKCGICKDKVYLMERHIENGKLYHRACFRKSELSPTTKMITKAEHEQQETKEAKKPDFWRRRADAKKSEQVKKEEIKDESQQKQEKTRTTKAKSLNFLDHSNDENKSKFKDNRHEEKMEVSYSNGHLKDDKVKDDKNSHRPVPKARNITSPTESQATSKTSSNEPEKRSSVPKFEFKSKIVSSAPKASVVSKVDMDTAKPQPAVRHSAPVKPSQLSEATQLPQDSESPPPLPKNQPPNMLSTANKDNNTKPSGLHLKTSEGKVKDVSAKQRDSESSIFSHISKRDSHGLKLSSASKSKDGGNEKSVTDKDTEPVAVLMSPTSPEPHNPKVLGGLLKNLANIRQRKDSVDEVNKKVTSPNSEGKQKKIFDWQTNKTTAENRKEVKSLDSTEVKGKAAQRAEKAKSVDFLAGKKTFVSEKKEHEKPKIKTDLTISDEEPAWKKALEERKKKRDERPKSADLLSEKKDENTRRVVSMDVPKEKDERPAWQIEAEKRKAARQGGYVDPEKAKLEKGETKDNSNEKTAGGVAKQLILPSSIAKEEPKLSEPEKKIISVGKKFDFKLYDNEHEKKVKDKPPRPPPMSPSSGLKSHHGLSPAVSNKLVSTKKMSAPSPPISSRPRSEIKTFM, via the exons ATGGGGACCAAGGTGCAAGCCCTGCAGCAATGGTGCAAGAAGCAGGCGGATGGCTATCGGGATGTGGACGTCGTAAACATGACATCCTCATGGAAGAGTGGCATGGCGTTTTGTGCAATCATCCATAGGTACCGACCCGACCTGAT TGACTATGATGCTCTTTCCAAAGAAAATGTGTTGGAGAACAATAGTCTG GCATTTGAAGTGGCGGACAGAGAGCTGGGGATTCCTGCACTACTGGATGCTCCGGACATGGTTGCCATCAGAGTTCCCGACAAACTGAGTGTCGTCACATACGTTTCCCAGTATTACAATTACTTCCACAACAAACCTCCGT TGGGAGGACCAGGAGTGAAGAAGTCAGTGAAGAGGCACCAGAATGAGGACAAATCAGGACCGGAGGCCAAACGCCAAACTCTGAATGCTGTCAATGAATCGCCA ataaaaGAGAAACAAGTGTCCATGGGTGATAAGTGTGGAATTTGTAAGGACAAGGTGTATTTAATGGAACGGCATATAGAAAACGGTAAGCTCTACCACAGGGCTTGTTTCCGTAAAAGTGAACTCTCTCCTACTACAAAAATGATCACAAAAGCTGAACATGAGCAACAGGAGACTAAGGAAGCAAAGAAACCAGACTTCTGGAGAAGAAGAGCTGATGCCAAGAAAAGTGAACAAGTAAAAAAGGAAGAAATTAAGGATGAATCTCAGCAAAAACAGGAGAAAACAAGAACAACTAAAGCAAAGTCTTTGAATTTCTTGGATCACAGTAACGATGAAAACAAGTCTAAATTCAAAGACAACAGACACGAAGAAAAAATGGAAGTTTCATATTCTAATGGCCATCTCAAAGATGATAAGGTTAAGGATGATAAGAATTCTCATAGGCCAGTTCCCAAAGCACGCAATATTACATCACCCACAGAAAGTCAAGCTACATCTAAAACAAGCTCAAATGAACCAGAAAAACGAAGCTCTGTgccaaaatttgaatttaaatctaAGATTGTTTCCTCTGCTCCAAAAGCAAGTGTTGTTTCTAAAGTTGACATGGACACTGCCAAACCCCAGCCTGCAGTGAGACACTCTGCCCCAGTGAAGCCGTCACAGTTGTCTGAAGCCACACAGCTTCCTCAAGACTCAGAATCGCCCCCACCTCTGCCTAAAAATCAGCCACCAAATATGTTGTCAACAGCAAATAAAGACAATAACACAAAACCTTCAGGACTTCATCTTAAAACTAGTGAGGGTAAAGTTAAGGATGTATCTGCTAAACAGCGGGATTCTGAATCCTCCATTTTTAGTCACATTTCAAAACGTGACTCTCATGGTCTCAAACTTTCTAGTGCATCCAAATCCAAGGATGGTGGAAATGAAAAAAGTGTCACTGACAAGGACACAGAGCCAGTGGCTGTGCTGATGAGTCCCACCAGTCCGGAACCGCACAATCCAAAAGTCCTGGGTGGTCTACTGAAAAACCTGGCTAACATTCGACAAAGGAAAGATTCCGTGGATGAAGTGAATAAAAAAGTGACATCACCAAATTCTGAAggtaaacaaaagaaaatctttGATTGGCAGACCAACAAAACAACTGCTGAGAACAGAAAGGAAGTGAAAAGTCTTGACTCAACAGAGGTTAAAGGCAAAGCAGCTCAAAGAGCAGAAAAGGCCAAATCTGTGGATTTTCTGGCTGGAAAGAAGACATTTGTTAGTGAGAAAAAAGAGCATGAAAAacctaaaattaaaacagatttAACTATCAGTGATGAGGAACCAGCCTGGAAAAAAGCATTGGAAGAGCGAAAGAAAAAGAGAGATGAAAGACCAAAATCGGCTGACTTGCTCTCTGAAAAGAAGGATGAAAATACAAGACGTGTAGTGTCTATGGATGTGCCAAAAGAAAAGGATGAAAGACCAGCATGGCAGATTGAAGCTGAGAAACGAAAGGCAGCAAGACAAGGTGGATATGTGGACCCAGAAAAAGCTAAGCTTGAAAAAGGTGAAACCAAAGACAATTCTAACGAGAAAACTGCTGGTGGTGTAGCAAAACAGTTGATACTTCCAAGTTCAATTGCAAAGGAAGAACCAAAATTATCTGAGccagaaaaaaagataatttctgTTGGGAAAAAGTTTGATTtcaaattgtatgataatgaACATGAGAAAAAGGTGAAGGATAAACCCCCTCGACCTCCCCCAATGAGTCCTAGCTCAGGGCTCAAATCTCACCATGGCCTCTCCCCAGCTGTCTCCAATAAACTCGTCTCCACCAAGAAAATGTCAGCACCCTCACCTCCAATATCATCCAGGCCCAGATCAGAGATCAAGACCTTC ATGTAA